One window from the genome of Cumulibacter soli encodes:
- a CDS encoding IclR family transcriptional regulator — protein MAEGAINKALRVLRVVSENSPATLTTLSGLTSLTPPTLLRTLRILADEGYVEQDGDRKWRPTRLLWRLGCAVKDSVGFGELTQRILRDLVLEIDETVVFAAYEEGRLTYAAQAEPSKPVRAHVPLGGNYAALDTTTGHAIMAWLAPQQIEQILSTQGKKGFDFSARRGLVAELRRVASRGFASGTGDRWPGVWGAAAPVFDHSAAPIGAIGVSIPSKKVPAQAHHAEQAVVDAAQRLTIQLGGPSRPPAPKLPDPRTGN, from the coding sequence ATGGCTGAGGGTGCGATCAACAAGGCACTGCGGGTGTTGCGCGTCGTCAGCGAAAATTCACCGGCGACGTTGACAACGCTCAGTGGACTGACGTCGCTGACGCCGCCGACATTGCTGCGCACACTGCGGATCCTCGCCGATGAGGGCTATGTGGAGCAAGACGGCGACCGTAAGTGGCGACCGACGAGGCTGCTGTGGCGGCTCGGGTGCGCAGTCAAAGACTCGGTTGGATTCGGCGAACTGACCCAACGGATACTGCGTGATCTCGTGCTTGAAATCGACGAGACGGTCGTGTTCGCGGCGTACGAGGAAGGTCGGCTGACCTATGCCGCACAGGCCGAGCCCAGCAAGCCGGTGCGCGCGCACGTGCCGCTGGGCGGTAATTACGCGGCCTTGGACACCACCACAGGGCACGCGATCATGGCATGGCTTGCACCGCAACAGATCGAACAGATCCTGAGCACGCAGGGAAAGAAGGGGTTCGACTTTTCCGCGAGACGGGGCCTGGTTGCCGAGTTACGTCGGGTCGCCTCGCGTGGTTTCGCCAGCGGTACCGGCGATCGCTGGCCAGGGGTGTGGGGGGCTGCCGCGCCGGTGTTCGATCACTCCGCAGCCCCGATCGGCGCGATCGGGGTGTCGATACCGAGCAAGAAGGTGCCCGCGCAAGCGCACCACGCTGAGCAAGCGGTCGTCGATGCGGCGCAGCGGTTGACCATCCAACTCGGTGGACCCTCGCGACCGCCTGCCCCGAAACTCCCCGACCCTCGCACCGGCAACTGA
- a CDS encoding AMP-binding enzyme, which translates to MTLGDIGHLDGDGFLFLRDRAADLIISGGVNIYPAEIEHALLEHPLVTDACVVGVPDDEWGERVHAKVVTAAELSADDLQAFLRERLAGFKVPRELVFTDAVPRSEVGKLLRRELRDRLRSEAPQTTHG; encoded by the coding sequence ATGACGCTCGGTGACATCGGCCATCTTGACGGCGACGGGTTCTTGTTCTTGAGAGATCGCGCGGCAGATCTCATCATCTCCGGAGGCGTGAACATCTATCCGGCAGAGATCGAACACGCCCTGCTGGAGCACCCGTTAGTGACCGACGCGTGCGTGGTCGGCGTCCCGGACGACGAGTGGGGTGAACGGGTGCACGCGAAAGTCGTGACCGCGGCAGAGCTGAGCGCGGATGACCTGCAGGCGTTCCTGCGCGAGCGGCTGGCCGGGTTCAAGGTGCCGCGCGAACTGGTGTTCACCGACGCGGTGCCGCGGTCCGAGGTCGGCAAGCTGCTCCGTCGCGAGTTGCGCGATCGGTTGCGGAGCGAAGCGCCCCAGACGACACATGGCTGA
- the treY gene encoding malto-oligosyltrehalose synthase, giving the protein MRVPKSTYRLQLSRDFTLYDAARQLPYLADLGVDWVYLSPILQAAAGSSHGYDVVDHDRIDKSRGGADGLSKFSAEARRHGLGILVDIVPNHMGIANPAENRAWWDVLRHGRESAYADWFDIDWDAAARVRIPIVGEHDVLPGGEIANLSVTAGELRYHDHRFPLAPGTEDEVDPQAAHSRQNYELVDWRRADRELTYRRFFGINSLAGLRVEDPRVFAATHREIARWFAEGLVDGVRVDHPDGLRDPADYLTRLRELTGGAYVVVEKILEPAESLPRWDCAGTTGYDSLGMIDRVLVDPAGERPLTDLADHLAGAPVDWSELIHSTKRAIADGTLAAEVERLAREMPVVETPRHRVVDALAELLASFGVYRTYLPVGSEHLDGAVGAAKRRRADLSAAIDEIAETLADPQQPAAARFQQTSGMVMAKGVEDTAFYRFSRLSSLNEVGGDPSVFCMSAAEFHTAMAHRLSDWPHTMNALTTHDTKRGEDTRARINAISEHAADWARLVATLSPLAPGRDRSLGNLVNQAIIGAWPAGAERLGAYAIKAAREAATITTWTDNDERYERAIQRYIDALTSPVPMVAINEIVQLLESSRYANALGAKLLNLMIPGVPDVYQGTECVHMSLVDPDNRRPIDWESLHELRRRAEHPLRGGEDLDVAKVRLVGEALRLRRDRPELISTYQPLEAVGDAAEHLLAFDRGGVIVVITRFPARLVANGGWGNTRLTLPGGRWSDALTAVRRPGGICEIGDILAKLPVALLVRTSDA; this is encoded by the coding sequence GTGCGGGTCCCGAAGAGCACGTATCGACTGCAACTCTCCAGAGATTTCACGTTGTACGACGCGGCGCGCCAGCTGCCATACCTGGCCGACCTCGGTGTGGACTGGGTCTATCTGTCGCCGATTCTGCAAGCGGCCGCCGGGTCGTCGCACGGTTACGACGTCGTCGATCATGACCGGATTGACAAGTCCCGCGGTGGCGCAGACGGACTGAGTAAGTTTTCCGCAGAGGCGCGGAGACACGGACTCGGCATTCTTGTCGACATCGTGCCCAATCACATGGGGATCGCCAATCCAGCGGAAAACCGTGCCTGGTGGGACGTACTGCGACACGGCCGAGAATCGGCGTACGCCGACTGGTTCGACATCGATTGGGACGCCGCGGCGCGTGTCCGTATCCCCATCGTGGGCGAGCATGACGTGCTGCCCGGGGGCGAGATCGCGAACCTGAGCGTGACCGCCGGAGAGCTGCGTTATCACGACCACCGGTTTCCACTCGCCCCCGGAACTGAGGATGAGGTAGATCCGCAGGCGGCGCATTCGCGTCAGAACTACGAACTGGTCGACTGGCGCCGCGCCGACCGTGAACTCACGTACCGCCGCTTCTTCGGTATTAACAGTCTCGCTGGGCTGCGCGTTGAGGACCCGCGGGTCTTCGCTGCCACCCACCGCGAGATCGCCCGGTGGTTCGCCGAGGGCCTCGTCGACGGTGTGCGGGTCGACCACCCGGACGGGCTCCGCGACCCAGCCGACTACCTGACGCGGTTACGGGAACTGACCGGCGGCGCCTACGTCGTCGTGGAAAAGATCCTGGAACCCGCGGAGAGTCTGCCGCGGTGGGACTGTGCGGGGACGACCGGCTACGACTCGCTCGGCATGATCGACCGCGTACTGGTCGACCCTGCCGGCGAACGACCGTTGACTGACCTCGCGGACCACCTCGCCGGCGCGCCGGTCGACTGGTCAGAACTGATCCACAGCACCAAACGCGCGATCGCGGATGGCACGCTCGCCGCCGAGGTCGAGCGGCTGGCGCGTGAGATGCCAGTTGTAGAAACCCCGAGGCACCGTGTGGTGGATGCGCTCGCTGAGTTACTCGCCAGCTTCGGCGTCTACCGCACGTATCTACCCGTCGGTTCTGAGCACCTCGACGGTGCGGTCGGTGCCGCGAAACGACGCCGTGCTGATCTGAGCGCCGCGATCGATGAGATCGCCGAGACGCTCGCAGATCCGCAGCAGCCGGCGGCCGCGCGATTCCAGCAGACCAGCGGCATGGTGATGGCCAAAGGCGTTGAAGATACGGCGTTCTATCGCTTTTCACGGCTCAGCAGCCTGAACGAAGTGGGCGGCGACCCGAGCGTCTTCTGTATGAGCGCGGCGGAATTTCACACCGCCATGGCGCACCGGTTGAGCGATTGGCCGCACACGATGAATGCGCTGACCACGCACGACACGAAGCGAGGAGAAGACACCAGGGCGCGGATCAACGCTATCTCCGAGCATGCAGCCGACTGGGCCCGGTTGGTGGCCACACTTTCGCCGCTGGCCCCCGGGCGCGACCGTAGCTTAGGCAACCTCGTCAACCAAGCGATCATCGGCGCCTGGCCCGCCGGCGCCGAGCGGCTTGGGGCATACGCCATCAAGGCAGCGCGCGAAGCGGCCACGATCACCACGTGGACCGACAATGATGAGCGGTACGAGCGCGCGATTCAGCGGTATATCGACGCACTAACCTCACCGGTGCCGATGGTTGCGATCAACGAAATCGTTCAACTGCTGGAAAGTTCGCGGTATGCGAATGCGCTTGGCGCGAAGCTGCTCAACCTCATGATCCCCGGCGTACCCGACGTATATCAGGGAACTGAATGCGTTCACATGAGCCTGGTTGACCCGGATAATCGCCGACCGATCGACTGGGAGTCGCTGCATGAACTTCGCCGGCGCGCCGAGCATCCGCTGCGCGGTGGCGAGGACCTGGACGTCGCCAAGGTGCGGCTGGTGGGCGAAGCATTGCGATTGCGGCGCGACAGGCCGGAACTGATCTCGACATATCAACCACTCGAGGCCGTCGGAGACGCGGCCGAGCATCTGCTGGCCTTTGACCGCGGTGGAGTTATCGTCGTTATTACTCGATTCCCGGCCAGACTCGTAGCCAACGGAGGCTGGGGGAACACCCGACTGACCCTGCCCGGCGGTCGCTGGAGCGATGCGCTCACCGCGGTGCGCAGACCCGGTGGGATCTGCGAGATCGGCGACATATTAGCGAAACTGCCCGTGGCTCTGCTGGTGAGGACGTCTGATGCGTGA
- the treZ gene encoding malto-oligosyltrehalose trehalohydrolase, with protein sequence MREYWVWAPNAGQVRLAVGDQIYDMTVDTGGWWGASAPDGDYGFLLDDDPTVLPDPRSRCQPDGVHGRSRSLVATNWTDHQWRGARVEGGVIYELHIGTFTPEGTLDAAADRLDHLRSIGVTHVELMPVNAFNGVHNWGYDGVCWYAVHEEYGGPAAYQRFVDACHAQGLAVVQDVVYNHFGPSGNYLPRFGPYLSSEGRSSWGEHVNLAESEVRRYILDNVAFWVEEMHVDALRLDAVHALVDEPPHKILAEMSQLVDEIETRTGRAIELIAESDLNDPAMITPRPVGLGIDAQWSDDFHHALHVALTRETDGYYADFAGIEAMRKVLAGGFFHDGTYSSFRGRDHGAPIDPATTGAWRLVVSAQNHDQIGNRARGDRITEKLDESELLIAALMLYAGPFTPMLFMGEEWAASSPFQYFTSHPEADLGAAVARGRISEFARMGWDHDLVPNPQDPQTFQRSKLDWSECGFRGTAHRELAQGARHRRVLNAYRELAELRAELPSLRSREFARDAWCDPEQNRLRFTRAEGAESAEVLVNFGVTEWRVEVAGRRTRFATHPDTRELADTIVLPPRAGALLL encoded by the coding sequence ATGCGTGAGTACTGGGTATGGGCGCCGAATGCCGGACAGGTGCGCCTTGCGGTCGGCGACCAGATCTACGACATGACTGTCGATACCGGCGGTTGGTGGGGTGCGAGCGCGCCGGACGGGGATTACGGATTCCTGCTCGACGACGACCCGACGGTACTTCCGGACCCGCGTAGCCGATGCCAGCCGGACGGCGTCCACGGCCGATCACGGTCTTTGGTCGCGACGAATTGGACGGATCACCAATGGCGCGGCGCACGCGTTGAAGGCGGAGTGATCTACGAACTCCACATCGGCACATTTACGCCCGAGGGAACTCTGGATGCTGCGGCCGACCGGCTGGATCATCTGCGTTCTATCGGCGTCACGCACGTCGAACTGATGCCCGTCAACGCGTTCAACGGCGTCCATAACTGGGGCTACGACGGTGTCTGCTGGTACGCCGTCCACGAGGAGTACGGCGGACCGGCTGCGTATCAGCGATTCGTCGATGCCTGCCACGCGCAGGGGCTAGCGGTCGTCCAGGACGTCGTCTACAACCACTTCGGGCCGAGCGGTAACTACCTGCCGCGGTTCGGTCCCTACCTCAGCAGCGAGGGGCGATCGTCCTGGGGAGAACATGTCAACCTCGCCGAGTCCGAAGTCCGCCGCTACATCCTCGACAACGTAGCGTTCTGGGTCGAAGAGATGCACGTGGACGCGCTACGCCTGGACGCCGTCCACGCCCTGGTCGATGAACCCCCGCACAAGATCCTGGCGGAGATGAGCCAACTGGTCGACGAGATTGAGACCCGCACCGGCCGCGCGATAGAACTGATCGCCGAATCTGACCTCAACGATCCGGCGATGATCACACCACGACCGGTCGGGCTGGGCATCGACGCGCAATGGAGCGATGACTTCCATCATGCGCTGCACGTTGCGCTGACACGCGAGACCGACGGTTACTACGCCGATTTCGCGGGAATCGAGGCGATGCGGAAGGTCCTGGCCGGAGGATTCTTCCACGATGGCACGTACTCGTCATTCCGGGGTAGGGACCACGGGGCCCCGATTGATCCGGCCACGACCGGAGCCTGGCGACTCGTCGTGAGCGCTCAGAACCATGATCAGATCGGCAATCGTGCCCGCGGCGACCGGATAACCGAGAAACTCGATGAATCCGAACTACTGATCGCTGCGCTCATGCTGTACGCCGGGCCGTTCACCCCGATGCTCTTTATGGGCGAGGAATGGGCCGCATCGTCACCGTTCCAGTACTTCACGTCGCACCCCGAGGCCGACCTCGGTGCGGCGGTCGCGCGGGGACGAATCAGCGAGTTCGCACGCATGGGCTGGGACCACGATTTGGTTCCTAACCCACAAGATCCGCAGACGTTCCAGCGCTCGAAACTTGACTGGTCGGAATGCGGGTTTCGGGGCACGGCGCATCGCGAATTGGCCCAGGGGGCGCGGCACCGCCGGGTGCTCAATGCCTACCGTGAGCTGGCCGAGCTCCGCGCGGAACTGCCGTCGCTGCGCTCGCGCGAGTTCGCCCGCGACGCGTGGTGCGACCCGGAGCAGAATCGACTGCGATTCACCCGCGCGGAGGGTGCCGAGTCTGCCGAGGTGCTGGTCAATTTCGGCGTAACGGAATGGCGCGTTGAGGTGGCCGGTCGCCGTACTCGGTTCGCGACACATCCCGACACGCGAGAGTTGGCCGACACCATCGTCTTGCCCCCGCGCGCGGGGGCATTGCTTCTCTAG
- a CDS encoding CaiB/BaiF CoA transferase family protein, whose translation MSGPLDGVRILDLTHVVMGPYATQLMADQGADVIMIESPTGLDANRVLGGGPHEQLAGMALNILRNKRSVALDLKSDEGRAAMRKLIATADVLLAALRPSALERLGLDYESVRAIKPDLIYCQAQGFPMDSEQRDAAAYDDVIQAASGMTSLTQRAFGKRSLVPTVVADKVSGVKIAQAVSAALFQRERTGQGTHIEVAMTRATTAFLLVEHATLGITEPPMGDWGYQRILMPAREPHKTSDGYLHVLPYTPKNYDDLFGTVDWPELRDRSRYETHAAMSTNGDTLYPDISRVLATRTTAEWTQFCTEHSIPAAEVRAMEDLIAEFPIEQHPVVGGYRVIESGARFNGERTVVRRHAPLLGEHTEEILGSLE comes from the coding sequence ATGAGCGGACCGCTGGACGGCGTACGAATTCTCGACCTAACCCACGTGGTGATGGGACCGTACGCGACCCAACTGATGGCCGATCAGGGTGCCGACGTGATCATGATCGAGAGCCCCACCGGACTCGACGCGAATCGTGTTCTGGGCGGAGGACCGCACGAACAACTCGCCGGAATGGCGCTGAATATTCTGCGCAACAAGCGATCGGTTGCCCTGGATCTGAAAAGCGACGAAGGGCGCGCCGCGATGCGGAAGCTCATCGCGACCGCGGACGTCCTGCTGGCTGCGCTGCGACCCTCCGCTCTCGAACGGCTCGGATTGGACTACGAGTCCGTGCGCGCCATCAAACCCGACCTGATCTATTGCCAGGCTCAGGGATTCCCGATGGACTCGGAGCAGCGGGACGCCGCGGCGTACGACGATGTCATCCAGGCGGCGTCCGGCATGACCTCGTTAACTCAACGTGCGTTCGGTAAGCGGTCCTTGGTGCCGACCGTTGTCGCTGACAAGGTGTCGGGGGTGAAGATCGCTCAGGCCGTCTCAGCGGCGCTGTTCCAGCGCGAACGCACCGGTCAGGGAACACACATTGAGGTCGCGATGACCCGCGCCACCACCGCATTCCTATTGGTTGAACACGCGACGCTTGGCATCACTGAACCGCCGATGGGCGACTGGGGCTATCAGCGGATCCTGATGCCGGCCCGCGAGCCGCACAAAACTAGCGACGGCTACCTGCACGTGCTGCCGTACACCCCGAAGAACTATGACGATCTGTTTGGCACGGTCGACTGGCCCGAGTTGCGGGACCGTTCGCGCTATGAGACGCACGCCGCGATGTCGACGAACGGCGACACGCTGTACCCGGACATCAGTCGAGTGCTGGCCACTCGTACAACAGCCGAATGGACGCAGTTCTGCACCGAACACTCAATCCCGGCTGCTGAGGTCCGGGCGATGGAAGACCTCATCGCCGAGTTCCCGATCGAGCAGCACCCGGTTGTCGGCGGGTACCGGGTAATCGAGTCCGGCGCCCGATTCAACGGCGAGCGCACCGTCGTACGCCGGCACGCGCCGCTGCTTGGCGAACATACCGAGGAAATCCTCGGTTCGCTGGAATAG
- a CDS encoding ABC transporter substrate-binding protein, protein MMRTLRTVATVSGALLVVGCGAPPEKNSSASEAAEYGTTIDLADDFDSEGHFNWGYAAAPSNWDPSQSASGGDGNFYEPVYDRLLSYQADGTIVGMLATDFEASEDGLTLTLTLREGLEFSDGTAFDADAVKFNLDRNRSADSRLAGDLHQVESVEVVDEYTLDIHVTGAIGALPTALSSRAGMMVSPAAVEAGTLESEPVGIGAYLTTEFVPGAKVEYVVSPDYWDPEAQRVASMTYYYMPDDQTRINALKSGEIDGANIRPTDFGPLADAGLTPIVQASGQYVYIAVNTSKEPFGDPNVRKAINMAIDREGISEGIYDGYCTPQIQPFAESGPGYSEKIGDGLDIFGYDPAEAKDLMDAAGVDEPIEITMMTPSVTVYTKIAEVVQAQLSEIGISAKIDPVPPAELVQSFALEQTAESMVSISTSINDPDVVNSRTLAPGALCNPGKAEYPELIKWGDEGAASLDADERAPAYEKYMDAWVESPPHLIPICMVHAASAYAAHVSGVQQSVTGGPNLRGVAISAA, encoded by the coding sequence ATGATGCGCACGTTGCGGACCGTTGCCACAGTGAGTGGAGCTCTGCTGGTCGTGGGGTGCGGTGCGCCGCCTGAGAAAAACTCATCGGCGTCCGAGGCAGCCGAGTACGGCACGACGATCGACTTGGCGGACGATTTCGACTCCGAGGGCCACTTCAACTGGGGATACGCTGCGGCGCCGTCAAACTGGGACCCGTCGCAAAGCGCGAGCGGTGGTGACGGAAACTTCTATGAACCGGTCTACGACCGGTTGTTGTCCTATCAAGCCGACGGCACCATCGTCGGGATGCTGGCCACGGACTTTGAGGCGTCTGAAGATGGGCTCACGCTGACCCTTACCTTGCGCGAGGGCCTGGAGTTCAGCGACGGCACCGCATTCGACGCAGATGCGGTGAAGTTCAATCTCGACCGAAATCGCTCGGCCGATAGCCGGCTCGCCGGCGACCTGCATCAGGTCGAATCGGTCGAGGTGGTCGATGAGTACACCCTCGATATCCACGTCACCGGCGCTATCGGTGCGCTCCCCACCGCGTTGAGCAGTCGGGCCGGAATGATGGTCTCGCCCGCGGCAGTCGAGGCCGGGACGCTTGAGTCCGAACCAGTTGGGATCGGTGCGTACCTCACCACCGAATTCGTCCCGGGGGCCAAGGTGGAGTACGTCGTTTCCCCCGACTACTGGGATCCCGAAGCGCAGCGGGTGGCCTCGATGACGTATTACTACATGCCCGATGACCAGACTCGGATCAATGCGCTCAAGTCGGGAGAGATCGATGGCGCGAACATCCGCCCCACGGATTTCGGTCCGTTAGCGGACGCCGGTCTGACTCCGATCGTGCAGGCCAGCGGCCAATATGTGTACATCGCGGTGAATACCTCGAAGGAACCGTTCGGCGACCCTAACGTCCGTAAGGCCATCAATATGGCGATAGATCGCGAGGGGATATCGGAAGGAATCTACGACGGGTACTGCACGCCACAAATCCAGCCATTCGCCGAGTCGGGGCCAGGCTACAGCGAGAAAATCGGTGACGGCCTGGACATCTTCGGGTACGACCCTGCCGAAGCGAAGGACCTCATGGACGCCGCCGGCGTCGACGAGCCGATCGAGATCACCATGATGACACCCAGCGTGACGGTGTACACCAAGATCGCGGAGGTCGTGCAGGCGCAGCTGTCCGAGATAGGAATCTCCGCCAAGATCGATCCGGTGCCGCCGGCCGAACTCGTGCAGAGTTTCGCGCTTGAGCAGACAGCCGAATCGATGGTGAGCATTTCGACCAGCATCAACGATCCCGATGTGGTCAACAGCCGGACGCTGGCACCCGGCGCGCTGTGTAACCCTGGTAAGGCTGAGTATCCCGAACTCATCAAGTGGGGTGACGAAGGAGCGGCGTCCCTGGACGCCGACGAGCGGGCGCCCGCGTACGAGAAATACATGGACGCCTGGGTCGAATCGCCGCCGCATCTGATTCCGATTTGCATGGTGCATGCGGCGTCGGCGTATGCGGCGCACGTGTCGGGCGTGCAGCAGTCGGTCACGGGTGGGCCGAATCTGCGTGGTGTGGCGATTTCCGCCGCGTAG